Proteins encoded together in one Ictidomys tridecemlineatus isolate mIctTri1 chromosome 3, mIctTri1.hap1, whole genome shotgun sequence window:
- the LOC101966782 gene encoding uncharacterized protein LOC101966782 yields MAASTMSVCSSDLSYGSRVCQPGSCDSCPDSSWQVDDCPESCCEPPCCAPSCCQPSCCAPAPCPTLLCTPVSCVSRPCCQSVCTSSCTPSCCQQSSCQSDCCSCSPCQPSCCVSLCCKPVCCKPVCCKPVCCVPLCSEASSSCCQQCSCEPSCCSSSPCQQSCCEPSCCSSSPCQQSCCVSLCCKPVCCKPVCCVPICSGASSSCCQQSSCQSDCCSSSPCQPTCCVPVCCKPVCCYRPSSCVSLLCRPVCRPACCVPVSSCCASSCQPSCCRQASCVSLLCRPTCSRPACCGVSLGQRSCC; encoded by the coding sequence ATGGCCGCCTCCACCATGTCCGTCTGCTCCAGCGACCTGAGCTATGGCAGCCGCGTCTGCCAGCCCGGCTCCTGCGATTCCTGCCCCGACTCCTCCTGGCAGGTGGACGACTGCCCAGAGAGCTGCTGCGAGCCCCCCTGCTGCGCCCCCAGCTGCTGCCAGCCCAGCTGCTgcgccccagccccctgcccgaccctcctctgcaccccagtgagCTGTGTGTCCAGACCCTGCTGCCAATCAGTCTGCACCAGCTCCTGCACCCCCTCCTGCTGCCAGCAGTCTAGCTGCCAGTCTGATTGCTGCAGCTGCTCCCCCTGCCAGCCATCCTGCTGTGTGTCCCTCTGCTGCAAGCCCGTGTGCTGCAAGCCCGTGTGCTGCAAGCCCGTGTGCTGTGTGCCCCTCTGCTCTGaggcttcctcctcctgctgccagcAGTGTAGCTGTGAGCCCTCTTGCTGCTCCTCTTCCCCCTGCCAGCAGTCCTGCTGTGAGCCCTCTTGCTGCTCATCCTCCCCCTGCCAGCAGTCCTGCTGTGTGTCCCTCTGTTGCAAGCCTGTGTGCTGCAAGCCTGTGTGCTGTGTGCCCATCTGCTCTGgagcctcctcctcctgctgccagcAGTCTAGCTGCCAGTCTGACTGCTGTagctcctccccctgccagccaACCTGCTGCGTGCCCGTCTGCTGCAAGCCCGTCTGCTGCTACAGACCCTCCTCCTGCGTGTCCCTGCTCTGCCGCCCCGTGTGCAGGCCCGCCTGCTGCGTGCCCGTCTCCTCCTGCTGTGCCTCCTCCTGCCAGCCCAGCTGCTGCCGCCAGGCCTCCTGCGTGTCCCTGCTCTGCCGCCCCACCTGCTCCCGCCCGGCCTGCTGTGGTGTCTCCTTGGGCCAGAGGTCCTGCTGCTGA